A genomic region of Magnolia sinica isolate HGM2019 chromosome 6, MsV1, whole genome shotgun sequence contains the following coding sequences:
- the LOC131249100 gene encoding uncharacterized protein LOC131249100, with the protein MAHQTQLRSGISSTGTSRNDDLLNLGTSYARGPKFGCRGPFHPSMDRNNLDDEKGETRLYIGNLDQRITESHLIKMFSPFGKIVSEDFLWHTRGPKRGEPRGFAFIQFSTKEEALQAKEKMNGRLACGRPLVVRLATEKYLIEATNPPQAVGDAGKSIVASGPSGQMNRSAKIAAIKNKLKAMEEESCSSKKPRSI; encoded by the exons ATGGCCCATCAAACGCAGCTTCGATCAGGGATCTcctctacag GAACCAGCAGAAATGATGATCTGTTGAATTTAGGAACCTCTTATGCACGTGGACCAAAATTTGGTTGTCGTGGCCCATTCCATCCTAGCATG GACCGCAACAACCTGGACGATGAAAAGGGTGAAACCAGACTGTATATTGGTAACCTTGATCAAAGAATAACAGA GTCTCATTTGATCAAGATGTTCTCTCCTTTTGGGAAGATCGTGTCGGAGGATTTCTTGTGGCATACGCGGGGCCCGAAACGTGGCGAGCCACGAGGTTTTGCTTTCATCCAGTTCAGTACAAAAGAG GAAGCTCTACAGGCCAAGGAAAAGATGAATGGCAGATTGGCATGTGGACGCCCTTTGGTGGTCCGTCTTGCTACCGAGAAGTACTTGATCGAAGCAACAAATCCCCCACAGGCAGTTGGTGATGCAGGGAAATCAATCGTCGCAAGTGGACCTTCAGGACAAATGAACCGGAGTGCGAAGATAGCAGCGATAAAGAATAAACTGAAGGCCATGGAAGAAGAGAGCTGCAGCTCAAAAAAACCAAGATCAATCTGA